One segment of Ascidiaceihabitans donghaensis DNA contains the following:
- a CDS encoding metal ABC transporter ATP-binding protein: protein MSVELATLNGQQADRNARNDSPLAVRGLTVSYGQKPAVFSVDMTVRAGAMTAIIGPNGAGKSTLLKAALGILQPLAGTVSVMGKTVADMRDSIAYVPQRASVDWDFPTRVIDVVMMGLYAQLGLLGRVRQKHRDQAMACLTRVGMADFAKRQIGQLSGGQQQRVFLARALVQDADLYLLDEPFAGVDAATEKAIIDVLKSLRDAGKTVVVVHHDLSTVTDYFDDVFLINTKAIAHGSVETTFTQENLQTTYGGRLGGAQMDALSGTLG from the coding sequence ATGAGCGTGGAACTCGCCACTTTGAACGGTCAACAAGCCGACCGAAACGCCCGCAATGACAGCCCTTTGGCTGTGCGGGGGCTGACGGTATCCTATGGTCAGAAACCTGCAGTTTTTTCGGTTGATATGACTGTACGTGCCGGTGCTATGACGGCGATTATTGGACCAAACGGTGCGGGCAAGTCGACGTTGCTTAAGGCGGCTTTGGGTATTTTGCAGCCCCTCGCCGGCACGGTCAGTGTCATGGGCAAAACGGTTGCCGACATGCGTGACAGCATCGCGTATGTGCCGCAACGTGCCAGCGTTGATTGGGATTTCCCCACGCGCGTGATCGACGTGGTCATGATGGGGCTTTACGCCCAGTTGGGACTTTTGGGGCGCGTGCGCCAAAAGCACCGCGATCAGGCGATGGCGTGTTTAACCCGCGTGGGCATGGCTGATTTCGCAAAGCGCCAGATCGGGCAACTGTCTGGCGGGCAACAACAAAGGGTCTTTCTGGCGCGTGCCCTTGTGCAAGATGCAGACTTGTACTTGCTGGATGAACCTTTCGCAGGGGTCGACGCTGCGACGGAAAAAGCCATCATCGATGTTCTGAAAAGCCTGCGCGACGCGGGTAAAACCGTTGTCGTTGTGCACCATGATCTGTCGACAGTGACCGATTACTTTGACGACGTTTTCCTGATCAACACCAAAGCGATTGCGCATGGGTCGGTCGAGACAACGTTTACACAAGAAAACCTCCAAACGACGTATGGTGGGCGTTTGGGCGGTGCACAAATGGACGCTTTGTCTGGTACTTTAGGGTAG
- a CDS encoding metal ABC transporter permease — protein sequence MSGAEFVPLSLTPMLIGIFVAMACALPGNFLLLRRQALIGDAISHVVLPGIVVAFLLSGMVAALPMLLGAAAAAVIAVAAIEAIQRLGKIEPGAAMGVVFTTMFAGGVLLLEQSDTSSVHLDVEHALFGNLESLIWLDALGWSSLLDLDALSGLPVELPRMAGTLVLVGLFIGVFWRPLKISTFDEGFAQTIGMRTRPLGLALVVVSAIAAVAAFDAVGSIIVIAMFICPPAAARMMTNRLETQVAWSMLFALLAAVAGYVLAGYGPLWLGFDASVSAAGMIATMSGVNLALAAILGPHRKRS from the coding sequence ATGAGCGGCGCAGAGTTTGTCCCCCTGTCTCTGACCCCGATGCTGATCGGTATTTTTGTGGCGATGGCCTGTGCGCTGCCCGGCAATTTCCTGTTGTTGCGCAGGCAGGCATTAATCGGTGACGCGATCAGCCATGTGGTGTTGCCGGGGATCGTCGTTGCCTTCTTGCTGAGCGGTATGGTCGCGGCGCTTCCCATGTTGTTGGGCGCAGCAGCAGCGGCGGTCATCGCAGTTGCGGCGATAGAAGCGATACAACGGTTGGGCAAGATCGAACCGGGGGCCGCCATGGGGGTTGTGTTCACCACCATGTTCGCAGGCGGGGTGTTGCTTTTGGAGCAGTCCGACACCAGCAGCGTGCATCTGGACGTGGAGCATGCCCTGTTTGGCAACTTGGAAAGTCTGATCTGGCTGGATGCTTTGGGATGGTCGTCGCTGCTGGATCTGGACGCACTTTCCGGGCTGCCGGTTGAGCTGCCGCGTATGGCAGGCACGCTTGTTTTGGTGGGGCTGTTTATCGGTGTATTCTGGCGGCCGCTGAAAATCTCGACCTTTGATGAAGGGTTCGCCCAGACCATTGGTATGCGCACACGGCCTTTGGGGCTGGCTTTGGTGGTCGTTTCCGCCATCGCCGCAGTGGCTGCATTTGATGCAGTGGGATCGATTATCGTGATTGCGATGTTCATATGCCCCCCTGCCGCTGCTCGTATGATGACAAACCGGTTGGAAACCCAGGTGGCGTGGTCGATGTTGTTTGCGCTGCTGGCTGCGGTCGCGGGCTATGTGTTGGCGGGCTACGGGCCGTTGTGGCTGGGGTTTGACGCGTCTGTCAGCGCGGCGGGGATGATCGCGACCATGTCGGGGGTCAACCTTGCGCTGGCGGCAATCCTGGGACCCCACCGCAAACGGTCCTAG
- a CDS encoding aminotransferase class III-fold pyridoxal phosphate-dependent enzyme gives MKDDNFLRANNAQHLWHPMGHPGAAKDNAPTIITGAEGSVIKDIDGHETVDAVGGLWCVNLGYSNDVVKDAIAKQLYDLPYYSAFAGTSNPTAIEASYAVREFFEADGMGRVFFTSGGSDSVETCLRLARQYHRIKGAPNRTKFLSLKKGYHGTHFGGASVNGNNRFRINYEPLMPGCFHMPSPYTYRNPYNETDPDVLAQNIAAAMEDEIAFQGAGSIAAFIMEPIQGAGGVIVPGQHFMKLMREICDRHGILMIADEVITGFGRSGDWSGSTHFGVQPDMMCCAKGITSGYFPVGAALMSEAVAEVFETSGEDGAIFHGYTYSAHPVGAAAVTACLSETLRLDTKTNAGLRGTQLYDGCVKLMEKYDIIGDVRGGHGLMTGLELVSDRGAKTPMDMATMKRIHAAAYDAGVMVRLGGNNILMSPPLIITEDEVNRVLTGLDAGFAAA, from the coding sequence ATGAAAGACGACAACTTCCTGCGCGCCAATAATGCGCAACACTTGTGGCACCCCATGGGGCACCCGGGCGCGGCAAAAGACAATGCGCCGACGATCATCACAGGGGCCGAGGGCTCTGTCATCAAGGACATCGACGGGCATGAAACGGTGGATGCCGTTGGCGGGTTGTGGTGCGTGAACCTTGGCTATTCCAACGATGTGGTCAAAGATGCCATTGCCAAGCAACTATATGATTTGCCCTATTATTCGGCCTTTGCAGGCACATCCAACCCCACCGCGATCGAGGCGTCTTATGCGGTGCGTGAGTTCTTCGAGGCTGACGGCATGGGGCGGGTGTTCTTCACCTCGGGCGGGTCGGATTCCGTCGAAACCTGCCTGCGTCTTGCGCGGCAATATCACCGCATCAAGGGCGCCCCCAACCGCACCAAATTCCTGTCCTTGAAGAAGGGGTATCACGGCACGCATTTTGGCGGGGCTTCTGTGAATGGAAACAACCGGTTTCGCATCAACTATGAACCGTTGATGCCGGGGTGTTTTCACATGCCCAGCCCATACACGTATCGCAATCCGTACAATGAAACGGATCCCGATGTGTTGGCCCAAAACATTGCAGCTGCCATGGAAGATGAAATTGCGTTCCAAGGCGCAGGCAGCATCGCCGCATTTATCATGGAGCCTATTCAGGGCGCGGGTGGTGTGATTGTTCCTGGGCAGCATTTCATGAAGCTGATGCGCGAAATTTGCGACCGCCACGGAATTTTGATGATTGCGGACGAAGTGATTACAGGCTTTGGACGGTCTGGCGATTGGTCCGGCAGCACCCACTTTGGCGTGCAGCCTGATATGATGTGTTGCGCAAAAGGGATCACTTCGGGGTACTTCCCGGTTGGCGCGGCCTTGATGTCGGAGGCTGTGGCAGAGGTGTTTGAAACATCTGGCGAAGACGGTGCGATTTTCCACGGCTACACCTATTCCGCGCATCCGGTTGGGGCAGCCGCTGTGACAGCTTGTCTGTCTGAAACCTTGCGTTTGGACACAAAGACCAATGCCGGTTTGCGGGGCACACAGCTGTATGATGGATGTGTCAAATTGATGGAGAAATACGATATCATCGGGGACGTCCGCGGTGGGCATGGGTTGATGACAGGGCTTGAACTGGTGTCGGACCGCGGCGCCAAAACCCCCATGGACATGGCCACGATGAAGCGCATTCATGCAGCGGCGTATGATGCGGGCGTTATGGTGCGTTTGGGCGGCAACAACATCTTGATGTCGCCGCCGTTGATCATCACCGAAGATGAAGTGAACCGTGTTTTGACGGGGTTGGATGCGGGCTTTGCAGCGGCGTAA
- a CDS encoding metal ABC transporter solute-binding protein, Zn/Mn family — MHTRRQFLAASTAAITAFSTTSAYAAGPLSVVATTGMIADAVRRIAGDAVTVKALMGPGVDPHAYRQTRSDIAAMARADLVLWHGLYLEAQMEDFFGDLGRKRMVVPVAEGLPKDQLLGHDDYENRFDPHVWMDPSMWIGVVQAVAEALGEARPDLAGTFNANANGYMEELEVLAAYGTETLALVPEEKRVLLSAHDAFGYFGRAYGFEVIGIQGISTESEAGLNRISALVDMLVARKLPAAFVETSVSDRNIRALIEGAAAQGHTVKIGGELYSDAMGPDGSYEGTYIGMIDHNMTTIAGALGATVDPGGMSGKLGLES; from the coding sequence ATGCACACCCGTCGCCAGTTTCTAGCTGCATCAACTGCAGCAATCACCGCCTTCTCGACCACGTCTGCCTATGCTGCAGGGCCGTTGTCAGTTGTTGCGACAACAGGAATGATTGCGGATGCAGTGCGTCGTATTGCGGGCGATGCAGTGACTGTGAAGGCCCTTATGGGACCAGGTGTTGATCCACATGCGTATCGTCAGACACGCAGCGATATTGCGGCCATGGCGCGGGCCGATTTGGTGTTGTGGCACGGATTATACCTTGAAGCGCAAATGGAAGATTTCTTTGGTGATCTGGGACGCAAGCGCATGGTGGTGCCGGTCGCAGAAGGTTTGCCAAAAGATCAATTGCTGGGCCACGACGATTACGAAAACCGTTTTGACCCCCACGTGTGGATGGACCCGTCCATGTGGATTGGCGTTGTGCAAGCTGTTGCCGAGGCTTTGGGGGAAGCCCGCCCTGATCTGGCGGGAACATTTAATGCCAACGCAAACGGCTATATGGAAGAGCTAGAGGTTCTGGCAGCTTATGGCACCGAAACTCTGGCTTTGGTGCCTGAAGAAAAACGCGTTTTGCTGAGCGCCCACGACGCCTTTGGCTATTTCGGGCGGGCCTACGGGTTTGAAGTGATCGGAATTCAAGGGATTTCCACGGAATCCGAAGCCGGTTTGAACCGCATCAGTGCCTTGGTTGATATGTTGGTGGCGCGGAAACTGCCTGCCGCATTTGTCGAAACGTCTGTGTCGGATCGCAATATTCGCGCGTTGATCGAAGGGGCCGCCGCACAGGGCCACACCGTCAAAATCGGTGGCGAACTTTACAGCGATGCCATGGGGCCTGACGGGTCTTACGAAGGCACATACATTGGCATGATCGACCATAACATGACAACGATTGCGGGCGCTTTGGGGGCCACGGTCGATCCCGGTGGAATGTCGGGAAAACTGGGACTGGAAAGCTGA
- a CDS encoding metal ABC transporter permease gives MISDALLLGLGYNATLVTLGAMLLGMAAGVGGTFLFLRKRALVSDAVSHATLPGVGLAFIIMVALGGDGRSLVGLLLGGAVSAGIGLLCVSWLSTRTRLAEDAAIGAVLSVFFGFGIVILTVIQSMSAGRQAGLEGFLLGSTAGMLRTDAIVLAGSAALTLFLVLVLRRPLTLAAFDPEYASASGRNVTRIDLAMMGIVLAVTVVGLKIVGLILIVALLIIPPVTARFWTERTDHVVLIAGLAGGVSGYVGAATSAALPNVPTGPIIVLASFALFALSLLFAPGRGVLSSFLRHRTFQKRVHLRQGLLALAQNQPIYEGLTMRLLKRAGLVLADGVPTDAGQARAAKAMLDEARWTIVRGDQSYEAAAVLYDGLTDLETLLTTDQLRDVDAQLARPQGVGA, from the coding sequence ATGATTTCGGACGCATTGTTATTGGGGCTTGGCTATAACGCCACGCTTGTGACGCTGGGCGCCATGCTGTTGGGTATGGCGGCTGGCGTCGGTGGCACGTTCTTGTTCCTGCGCAAACGCGCCCTTGTCAGTGATGCCGTGTCACACGCGACGCTGCCCGGCGTGGGGCTTGCGTTTATTATCATGGTGGCGCTGGGCGGTGACGGGCGATCTTTGGTGGGGTTGCTATTGGGCGGGGCGGTGTCTGCGGGCATCGGATTGTTGTGTGTCAGTTGGTTGTCCACACGCACGCGGCTGGCCGAAGACGCGGCCATTGGGGCCGTGTTGTCGGTGTTTTTCGGATTTGGCATCGTTATTTTGACCGTGATCCAATCCATGAGCGCGGGACGCCAAGCTGGTTTGGAAGGCTTCCTTTTGGGATCAACCGCTGGAATGTTACGCACCGACGCGATTGTTCTGGCGGGATCGGCGGCGCTGACGTTGTTTCTGGTCTTGGTGCTGCGCAGGCCTTTGACGTTGGCTGCGTTTGATCCCGAGTACGCAAGCGCATCGGGCCGCAACGTGACCCGGATTGATTTGGCTATGATGGGCATCGTTTTGGCGGTGACTGTTGTAGGTTTGAAAATTGTCGGTCTGATCCTGATTGTGGCTTTGCTGATTATTCCGCCTGTCACAGCACGGTTCTGGACGGAACGCACCGATCATGTGGTGCTGATTGCGGGGCTTGCAGGCGGCGTCTCCGGGTATGTTGGTGCCGCAACGTCTGCCGCGCTGCCGAATGTGCCGACGGGTCCTATTATTGTGTTGGCCAGCTTTGCGTTGTTTGCCTTATCGCTTCTGTTTGCGCCCGGTCGCGGTGTTTTGTCTTCGTTTCTACGCCACCGGACGTTCCAAAAACGGGTGCATTTGCGGCAAGGATTGCTTGCGCTGGCCCAGAACCAACCCATTTACGAGGGGCTGACGATGCGTTTGCTGAAGCGGGCCGGTCTGGTTTTGGCCGATGGTGTGCCCACAGACGCAGGTCAGGCGCGGGCGGCCAAGGCCATGCTGGACGAAGCGCGGTGGACAATTGTGCGCGGGGATCAAAGCTATGAGGCCGCAGCAGTTTTGTATGATGGGCTGACAGATCTGGAAACGCTTTTGACAACGGATCAATTGCGCGACGTGGATGCGCAATTGGCGCGCCCGCAAGGGGTCGGGGCATGA
- a CDS encoding response regulator transcription factor, translated as MTHSILIVDDDPEIRQVVRIGLTQAGHTVEEAGDGAEGLAKAQSGRFDLVVLDIGMPRMDGLEVCRTLRRTHTTPILFLTARNDEIDRVLGFELGGDDYVVKPFSPRELSARVKAILKRSGAVDPVTEAPKGVQRGCLTLNADRHLCAVAGVPVALTAREMALLAHLMAHPDHVSARPALTDAMYGMNIHVSDRTVDSHLRNLRAKLSAAGCADAIETVHGVGVRMGACSE; from the coding sequence ATGACCCATTCCATTCTGATCGTGGATGATGATCCGGAAATCCGCCAAGTGGTGCGCATCGGCCTGACCCAAGCGGGCCACACCGTAGAAGAGGCAGGCGACGGGGCCGAAGGGCTGGCCAAAGCGCAATCCGGTCGCTTTGATTTGGTGGTGCTGGATATTGGGATGCCGCGCATGGACGGCCTTGAGGTATGCCGCACCCTGCGTCGAACCCACACAACGCCGATCCTTTTCCTAACGGCCCGAAACGATGAAATTGATCGGGTTCTGGGGTTCGAGCTGGGCGGAGACGATTATGTGGTCAAACCTTTTTCGCCACGTGAATTGTCGGCACGCGTGAAAGCCATCCTGAAACGCAGTGGCGCGGTTGATCCTGTGACCGAAGCGCCAAAGGGGGTGCAGCGCGGTTGCTTGACGCTGAATGCGGATCGGCACTTGTGTGCGGTTGCGGGTGTGCCTGTCGCGTTGACGGCACGTGAAATGGCGCTGCTGGCGCATCTTATGGCCCATCCTGACCATGTGTCGGCACGGCCCGCTTTGACGGATGCGATGTATGGCATGAACATCCATGTCAGTGACCGTACAGTTGACAGTCACTTGCGCAATCTGCGCGCCAAACTGTCCGCAGCCGGATGTGCGGATGCAATTGAAACGGTACATGGCGTTGGCGTGCGGATGGGTGCATGCAGCGAATAA
- a CDS encoding DUF4173 domain-containing protein: protein MKSFAIRGVPHTMQQDGWWLSSGPKEQKTDGATIDSSKFGGWSRLLLLLVLIALGDMLFWKVTPGVSLAAFAVILVLAALSLIQPALSKRRLAIIGMGTVLAVLPVIELVQPLSVLILVVGVSAVLSIAAGVPWHRLQTATLRFWVVGFGQTTRDISHGATRVSAPKWSTTRAQAFAIGWALPIGFGVLFLVLFARANPLLSDAIEALVPNRLPDLDVWRWALWLTVGGIAWPCLILWRLKEQLRRDGPANVALPKSKLINGQAVLRSLLIFNLMFAVQTVTDVAVLAGGALPEGMSYATYAHRGAYPLLITALLAGIFTMIARPFAKEIPLVRVLLLVWTLQTLALVLGSAVRLDAYVDVYGLTRLRLAAAVWMVLVAAGLCVTWVQVWRGEVAAWMLVRVGVLGICVLYGASLVSFDRVIATHNLTHDVKLDTHYLCTLGEAAAPVIARYTLRQRFDGCPDYASPITFVAQPRDIREWGFRNWRVRRSLTANAPEGLLQ, encoded by the coding sequence ATGAAATCATTCGCCATAAGAGGTGTGCCACATACCATGCAACAAGATGGTTGGTGGTTGTCGAGCGGCCCAAAGGAACAAAAAACCGACGGCGCGACCATAGACAGCTCAAAATTCGGGGGGTGGTCGCGACTGTTGCTGCTTTTGGTGCTGATTGCCCTTGGGGACATGCTGTTTTGGAAGGTCACGCCCGGCGTGTCGCTGGCAGCCTTCGCTGTCATTCTGGTTCTGGCCGCGCTGTCCCTGATCCAACCTGCTTTGTCAAAGCGTCGGCTGGCGATCATTGGCATGGGCACCGTGTTGGCTGTTTTGCCAGTCATTGAGCTGGTTCAGCCCTTGTCGGTGTTGATTTTGGTTGTTGGTGTGTCAGCTGTTCTCAGCATCGCAGCCGGGGTGCCATGGCACCGCCTGCAGACCGCTACACTGCGGTTTTGGGTTGTGGGGTTCGGACAAACCACGCGGGATATATCGCATGGTGCCACACGTGTCAGCGCCCCGAAATGGAGCACAACCCGTGCCCAGGCCTTTGCGATTGGATGGGCGCTGCCTATCGGTTTTGGTGTGTTGTTTTTGGTTCTGTTTGCACGGGCCAATCCGCTCTTGTCCGACGCGATTGAGGCGCTTGTGCCAAACAGACTGCCGGATCTTGATGTATGGCGCTGGGCGCTTTGGCTGACTGTGGGGGGGATTGCATGGCCTTGCCTGATCCTGTGGCGGTTGAAGGAGCAGTTGCGCCGCGATGGGCCTGCAAATGTTGCGCTGCCAAAGTCGAAACTGATCAACGGTCAGGCTGTTTTGCGGTCCTTGTTGATCTTTAATCTGATGTTTGCGGTTCAAACTGTCACCGATGTCGCGGTTCTGGCCGGGGGCGCTTTGCCCGAAGGCATGAGCTATGCGACCTATGCGCACCGCGGCGCCTACCCTTTGCTGATCACGGCGCTTCTTGCTGGCATTTTCACCATGATCGCCCGACCCTTTGCGAAAGAAATTCCGCTGGTGCGTGTGCTGTTGTTGGTGTGGACGCTGCAAACGCTGGCTTTGGTTCTGGGATCGGCAGTGCGTCTGGACGCATATGTCGATGTTTATGGATTGACCCGTTTGCGGTTGGCCGCTGCCGTCTGGATGGTGCTTGTCGCTGCAGGCCTATGCGTCACGTGGGTGCAGGTGTGGCGGGGCGAGGTCGCGGCATGGATGTTGGTACGTGTTGGTGTTCTGGGGATTTGCGTGTTGTACGGCGCATCGTTGGTCAGCTTTGACAGGGTGATTGCGACGCACAATTTGACCCATGACGTCAAGCTGGACACACATTACCTTTGCACTCTGGGCGAGGCTGCTGCCCCTGTCATTGCGCGCTACACGCTGCGCCAACGCTTTGACGGGTGCCCCGATTACGCGTCTCCCATCACTTTTGTGGCGCAGCCCCGCGACATTCGGGAATGGGGCTTTCGGAATTGGCGGGTGCGCCGTAGTCTGACCGCGAATGCACCTGAAGGCCTGTTACAATGA
- a CDS encoding sensor histidine kinase, with protein sequence MQRITRKWRPPLALVIGGGLAGVLMTPLVAIVYYRVFGNIMSAKEVALLVTLIAVVATSILGFLLWRLVLRPVYALTRHASALKTGRRDSAAPEHFGTPEFHALGKSIMDMGETLHNRAESMRAYADHVTHELKSPLTSIQGAAELLDDASLPETDRAALTATLITSSKRMAALLDDLRHHAKASQQAGPGEAGLQDALPVMPGLDIRVEGADPVPMPLDDLSAVLVQLAQNAAAHGADTLDILWEGGHMVLADNGRGIAAGDRARVFDPFFTTRRPDGGTGMGLSIVRSLIGAHGGRIEVLSPENGASFLITFD encoded by the coding sequence ATGCAGCGAATAACACGCAAATGGCGCCCCCCTTTGGCACTGGTGATTGGTGGCGGCCTTGCGGGGGTGCTGATGACCCCGTTGGTCGCAATCGTGTATTACCGTGTTTTTGGCAACATCATGAGCGCCAAGGAAGTGGCCCTTTTGGTGACGCTGATTGCGGTGGTGGCGACCAGTATTCTGGGCTTCTTGTTGTGGCGTTTGGTGCTGCGCCCTGTTTATGCGCTGACACGGCATGCCAGCGCGTTGAAAACCGGACGACGTGATAGCGCTGCCCCCGAACATTTCGGCACGCCTGAATTTCACGCTTTGGGTAAAAGCATCATGGATATGGGCGAAACGCTCCACAATCGTGCGGAATCTATGCGCGCGTATGCCGACCACGTGACACATGAGTTGAAATCGCCACTGACCAGCATTCAAGGGGCGGCCGAGCTTTTGGATGACGCGTCGTTGCCTGAAACAGACCGCGCGGCTTTGACAGCGACTTTGATCACATCCAGCAAACGCATGGCCGCTTTGCTGGATGATTTGAGACACCATGCCAAAGCAAGCCAGCAGGCCGGCCCCGGAGAGGCCGGTTTGCAAGATGCGCTGCCCGTGATGCCGGGTTTGGACATCCGCGTCGAGGGGGCTGATCCGGTGCCAATGCCTTTGGATGATCTAAGTGCGGTTCTTGTGCAGCTGGCGCAAAATGCGGCGGCGCATGGTGCAGATACGCTGGATATCTTGTGGGAAGGCGGACATATGGTCTTGGCGGACAATGGTCGCGGTATTGCGGCAGGCGACCGCGCCCGCGTGTTTGATCCGTTCTTCACCACGCGGCGGCCTGATGGGGGCACAGGCATGGGTCTGAGTATCGTGCGCAGTTTGATCGGGGCGCACGGTGGGCGTATTGAAGTTTTGTCGCCAGAAAACGGTGCCTCATTTTTAATCACATTTGACTGA
- the deoC gene encoding deoxyribose-phosphate aldolase, with product MALTTSEHAQTQTHTAHLPQVTEPRNPGMALDLDWVARVQANTSAIERRCAALPARRSVKKTHQAAWLLKAVSCIDLTTLSGDDTEMRVGRLCAKAKHPVRAEVLQALGMDGLTTGAVCVYHEMIPAAVQALQGTGIPVAAVSTGFPAGLSPFHLRLQEIKESVAAGAHEIDIVISRRHVLTGNWHALYDEMKQMRDACGDAHVKAILATGELGSLRNVARASLVCMMAGADFIKTSTGKESVNATLPVTLVMLRAIRDYFDRTGYRVGYKPAGGISKAKDAITYLALIKEELGDRWLQPDLFRFGASSLLGDIERQLDHHLTGAYAAGYRNPMG from the coding sequence ATGGCTTTGACCACATCAGAACACGCCCAGACGCAAACCCACACCGCACACTTGCCGCAGGTGACAGAACCGCGCAATCCGGGGATGGCGCTGGATCTGGATTGGGTGGCGCGGGTGCAAGCCAACACCTCTGCGATTGAACGGCGCTGCGCGGCATTGCCCGCGCGACGGTCCGTGAAAAAGACACATCAGGCCGCTTGGTTGCTGAAAGCTGTCAGTTGCATCGACCTGACAACCTTGTCGGGCGACGACACTGAAATGCGTGTGGGACGATTGTGCGCAAAAGCAAAACACCCTGTGCGGGCCGAAGTGTTGCAAGCCTTGGGGATGGACGGGCTAACAACTGGCGCGGTTTGCGTCTATCACGAGATGATCCCCGCCGCGGTGCAGGCGTTGCAAGGCACGGGTATTCCGGTTGCTGCCGTGTCGACAGGCTTTCCAGCAGGGCTGTCCCCGTTTCATCTGCGCCTGCAAGAGATCAAGGAAAGCGTGGCAGCCGGTGCCCATGAAATCGACATTGTCATTTCGCGCAGACATGTCCTGACAGGCAACTGGCACGCGCTTTATGATGAAATGAAGCAAATGCGGGACGCTTGCGGTGATGCGCATGTAAAAGCCATCTTGGCAACGGGCGAACTTGGCAGCCTGCGCAATGTGGCGCGTGCGTCACTTGTGTGCATGATGGCGGGGGCCGATTTCATCAAGACGTCCACGGGCAAGGAAAGCGTCAATGCGACGTTGCCGGTCACGCTGGTGATGCTGCGTGCGATCCGCGACTACTTTGATCGCACAGGATACCGTGTAGGCTATAAACCCGCAGGCGGCATTTCAAAGGCCAAGGACGCGATCACATATCTTGCCCTCATCAAGGAAGAACTTGGCGACCGCTGGCTTCAACCTGATCTGTTCCGGTTCGGTGCGTCGTCTTTGTTGGGCGACATAGAACGGCAACTGGACCACCACCTGACTGGCGCTTATGCTGCCGGATACCGAAACCCCATGGGCTAG